In Cherax quadricarinatus isolate ZL_2023a unplaced genomic scaffold, ASM3850222v1 Contig3820, whole genome shotgun sequence, the genomic stretch GGTCCTGGTTATATCTAAATTAACACCCTATTATCCACAGAGTTATTTACTGCAATATCCACTTGAAAGAAATGAATAAATATGCACTAATTCGAATCTATTTTTCCCAGTATTACAAAATAATGAAGGATGTAAAATCATAACCTAGTAAAGAAATATATCTATATAAGAGAGACAGTCATATATGTCACACTAACGAGCATCACACTCTAGAATAACTTCTTACCATGATGGAGCAACGATGTCGTGACAACAGTACTCACGGCAGTGAGAGCTCATGcacccctccagggaggttccatTGACTTCCCATTCCCCAGTTATTTGACCCCTTCTGGCTTAGcgctataatgtatatataaaaataatattattattatattaataattataattattacacgAGCTCTAATAATTATTAGAGCTCGTGTAATATGTTGTTAATTTTATTGTCTCAGGAATTTGAATCATGCAAAGAAACACTTTGAATATAATAGTTATATTTCTAAGTATTGAGAATTATCTTGTTTAATGGGCATCAGTAACAAATTACATATATAGAAATGTAtgctataattaaaaaaaaacataatctTATAAAAATAATTCACTTCGAGAGCAGAAAATGTGCATGCGAACTGTTTTCCGAGACCCCACATTTATAGGGAAATCTATAGAGTGAATATGAGAGAATCGTATCAATTGCCTTTCACAGTCCTTTGCTTCAATACCAAATAATTAGGTAAATATAAGGATACTCCTTTCCTGTATAATAGTGCCAGCAATATATGAACATTTAAATACTTAAACTAAATCAATAAAACAGCGGTGGTAGTGGGAAGGGAACAGAAATAATGAGGTAAGATTGCTGCTGTTTATTGCATCATTACGCTCCTAAGTAGACACGTTTAGTAAGAGTGCACTATGTCATTATACACTTATACAGTGGTGCGCCCGTCAGTGACTAATGGTAGGAAGGTATGTAATAGCTCTGAGAGCTACtacataattactgaaacaccTTGTGTTTAAAgagtaaaaaggcacaataccgtggctggaacaatacacaaataaatggtccaaatcggaccgacatgtcatcgtaagctcctctctcctgtgtgcaggttatttgtgtagtgtgtcttgtgcttAGTTTACTAGAATACAGGAACACTTGTAATAAGATCCTCTAGTGTTCGTGTATTCAGGTGAAGGACCACATTACAAAGCTGACGTTATGCTGTCTGGTGTTGCTTTTGTTGTAGGTACTGGGTCAGGACGTTAGCATGCTGCAGTTGTAACTACTGGATCAGGACGTTAGCTTGCTGCTGTTACAACTACTGGGTCAGGACGTTAGCTTGCAGCTGTAGCAACTACTGGGTCAAGTCGTTAGCTTGcagcttcattcattcattagaggtttgtCGGTACTTCCAGCCCGGGTcgtctccatatggtgacccggctgtggcccccggttgggggtgtcgttcatcttcttctttcttctgtcttctttcttgggcctTCCGGCTGGAGGGTAGCTTGCAGCTGTAACAACTACTGGGTCAAGTCGTTAGCTTGCAGCTGTAGCAACTATTGGGTTAGGACGTTAGCTTGAGGCAATTGTAACTACTGGGTCAGGACGTTAGCATGCTGCTGTTGCAACTACTGAGTCAGGACATTATCTTGCTGCTGTTGCAACTACTGGGTCAGGACATTAGCTTTCTGCAGTTGTAATTACTGGGTCAGGACATTAGCTTGCTGCTGTTGCAACTACTGGGTCAGGACATTAGCTTGCTGTTGTTGCAACTGCTGAGCCAGGACGTCAGTTTCCTGCTGTTGCAACTACTGCGTCAGGATATTAGCTTGCTGCAGTTGTAACTACTGGGTCAAGACGTTAGCCTGCAGCTGTTGCAACTACTGGATCAGGACGTTAGCTTGCAGCTGTGGCAACTACTGGTTTAGGACGTTAGCTTCCTGCCTAGAGAGTGttgagggggtcaacgcccccgcggcccggtgcatGACCATGCCTTATTACATAATAAAAGTGTTATTTTGAAGTGTACACTCTTTGTTTACAATGTATCACGGTGCTGCCAGCACAtatgaaaaataaatatttatctaTTAACATTTCAGTATTCTTTATGAATGTTGTTTATTCTTGAATTAAAAGCCAAGTATAATTTTTGCAGCCAACTATTTTGTGCATTAAACTATCCGCTGATTATGTGCCAAAGCTGACACTTTTGATTTCTTGGTCCTTAAAAAAGTATCTGTGGAGTTCGATTTTGAGCAAtagccgatttttttttttaaattatttccaTTGGATATGTATTATCGAGTGAGTACCCTTGCTTTTGTTGTTGCCAGTTTTGATATAAAAAATGTTACCTTTGTTGCCTTGAAAAATTAACAAAGACAAATTTAAACACGAAATTCTTCACAACTGTTAAACAACCAATACACAACTTTCTCACATAAACGAATTAAATTTTTTAATATCAATATACCGTGCAACCAACCACAATATCCATTGTCAAGGTTATGACGTCAAAACGATGAAGTGAAGCTTCTTGTATATAACTAGCTGGACTCCTCGAGGAGTATCACACTCTTATTTCCCATCAACCATGTCTCCCAAGGTATAGTTTTGCTTCTGTCACATTTATTGTAGCGGCATTCACTGTCTCAGTGTTTTCGTAGCAGTGATATTatcttcagattttttttttcatccattGAAATGGCATTGATGCATATTTAGAGTCAATTCCTTGTTTATGGAATATAACTAAAGGGTTATATTCCAGTGGTATTCAAAATTTTAATTAATATGTTGTTATATTTGCTCTTGCTGTAAAGATTTAATAATTTATCGCATATAATTTACAGTCACCGCATTGAAAGTcttatattaaaataaaaatagtTTTTGAAGTTGCTACAGTATAACTATTTACACTTAAATGATATTAAACACCCTGGCAGGTTGCGTTTGTAGTAATTTTTGTAGCAGGGACGATGGCCTACCCCGAATCTCGCCCCACCTATAGTCCGCCCAAACCTATATATGGCATCTCTGGTCCTCAGGTGAGTATCATCTAAAAGAAGCAAGATTCTCTGTATAGCTTACAAGGACATACATCCTTAAAACTGCTTGGCACCAACATATCATTAACGTGAAAAATTATCTTGGTTTTGGCCGCGTTGGCGACGTTCTTTTATAGGAAAACACATAACACTGTTATTATTACAGGCTCCTGCTCGGTACGACTTCAACTGGACCGTCAAAGACGACCAGTCAGGTAACGACTACGGTCAACAAGAGTCCCGTGACGGCGACAACACCCATGGCTCTTATCAGGTGCTTCTTCCCGATGGTCGTGTTGAAAATGTAGTCTACACTGTTAACGGTGACTCTGGCTACGTGGCTGAAGTGACTTACCAGAGCCAGGCCCAGTATCCAACACACCAGACCTACACACCGGTTCCTGTTTACGTTTAATTTAAcatccacccaccaacactgtttattataacttttTCCCCTAAAGATACTTGAATAAATAGCAACTCTGAATTACAACCTTCCTTATCCTGTAGTCTAAATACAAAGTAGTGAAGAAAAAGTTTAAAATACTgaatgaaagtatttcttctctagCCCCAAAATATTCGTCATACCAACGCCACAGATAATAGTAACAAAAATATAAGACATTACCCAACTTGAGTTCCTGTACCTCTTTCAGAAATGATCAAAGGTATCAGAGAAGACATAATGATACCATGCTCCATAACATAACTATAGAAAGAAAACCTAAGTACatatagattttttttaatttgaaaaaTTTGGAATATTAAGGTGCAATAACTTCTTCATGACCAAGTATAAGAATTCCAAATAATATATCCTCTATAAAATGCATTATTGAGAACTAAACTCTTGTAAGTGAACATGATAGTTTGATCATTTAGAAAAGGTTGGAGCAGAACAGGCTGACCAAGAGGAAGAATAATTACTAGGTAGACGATACGAGGAAAAAGGTGCGTCCCAGGAAGGGTAGAAGGAGGACTAAGGCAGTTTTGAGTGGAAGAGGACCGAGCATTCAGCAAGCATATATGCATGTAAGATCGGAATGAGTGGAGATAAGTGGTTCTTGACATTATTCTTCCTAGTGGAGTGTAAACAAGTTAACACTTGGAAAGGGACTCAGAGGAACTGATAACCTGGGCTTTATTGATGGAGGTTGGAAATACTATGCCAAGACTCTCAAGGATGGTTCAGTTTGGAAGGTTATTTGATCTGTAATTCAATAGCTGTccggcaagacagctattgaatgaatgaagaTAAATGTGTCTTTTTCTCATAATATAGCTTCGTTAGATATTAGCTCTGGCAAGAGTTTTGAAGAGAAGTTATAGAGCAGCAAAAAAAGTAACAGCATATGGTTTAACAACGTGGGTTGCAGAAGGTGCAGCGCAAGAGATGTCAAGTGATTCGACCATGAGTGAAGACAGAACAGAATAGTTTGCACCATCATCACATGTAAACAAGACTGGCCGCAGGTGCTCGTAAACCACAACACTAACATTGACTTTGCTCTTAAAAAATCTAATAAAAGAGTAGTGTGGGAGATATGCTAACAACGAAAACACCTGGTCAAATTTGCTGAGAGATTCCAAGGGGCTTGATCATTGGGTTCCAGTAATTAGGAACGTTAATGATTTAATTGCATAAAGTCTCCTTGAAGAGTCACAGGAATGAGTGACAATGTTTGCAGACTTTTCCATTCCCATTCACACACCTCTTAACTGGAgttgatttttttttcacttgtcTATGACAAAATCTTACTTTGGACATAATTTGAGTTGCAAACGTGAACAGCAGAGTAAATATGAAGAAATGTCATCTTCATACATTGTCTTAAGAGCATGTCGTCAATAGCCAGTGTCTTATTATGCAGGGTTGTGTAGTTTATCCTTGAACTTAAAAGTACGTGAGATTACTCTCTAAATGTCTATGGTATGTCCCATGCTGCCGTGAACTTTGGTATCTAACCAGTAGTGACCTGAACGATGTGTTAGAAATGAAGTGCTTGAGACAGATACTCGAGAACTGACTACCCATTGCCTCTCAGACCGATGGAACCTATAATTCATGGTAGAGCGTCGTCTTTATGCAGAAGATTACTTAGTAATGAAGACAGTACTGTTCGTGCTTTATTTTGTCAGCCACTTAAAATTCTAAATCTGcgccatttaaaaatatataaacttCATTATAAACAAGAATAATTTAGCATTAAACATCCTGTATGTATGCCCTACTTGTctcgataaaaaagtttgaaagtaATCAAATATCACTAAAAAGATTGACTGGTAAGATTGGTGCCGTCAGAGACTTAGTTACCTGCAGGGAAGTTAACTAACATGAGGTGTCTTCATATTTATTAGATAAACGTTACCTCAACTCTCTTCAGATTACTACATAATGATGTATCATGTTCATGCACGTTGAACATTATGCGAATATTAGTGAAATGTAATTTTTCAGTTTATGCAATGACTACAAAATTGTGACTTCAATAAATGACAAACAATAAACAATTGTATTTACCAAGATTACATATATGTACTATATAAGGGATTGCATAATTTAAAGTTACTAGGTTAGTTGATAATTTAAAGATATTTGGTTGGTTGCTTAATGGTGATTAAAGCTAATCGACTACAATAGTCATTAAGGCAGTACCTAAgtttttcaccaccagacaagaataataTAATACCTAAAATAAGAATCAAAATAAactcttagtatatatacactgagagacatgcaccgcTAGGGAAATATCCTCTGCATATTTGGAAAACTCCCATCGTCATGCAAACAATTAAtgcattaatatattttttttaaattactaaTATTTTCAtaacattatttttttctttctcttctttttcttgttttcctcctcttcttcttcttcttattattattattaatattattattattattattattattattattattattattattattatattatttaattaatgttactaatattaaaatatttaaggacaaaaaatattttctttatcTTTTTATAATTTTTTAGTACTAGTTGTAATAACAagaatattattgttgttattataattgttattattactaagaGTGGAAGCTGCACTTTTTGTATTACTGGTCAGTATTCACATTAGCTGCTCAGTAATTTTAATATAAAAGCAAAGTATCTATTAtaagtaatattaatattaattacaATATTATTACAATTTTTTGTGAGAAAATTCAGCAGTTAAAATATAATTATATTGCGGAGCCACACAAGCAACTGTCAAGGTTATGACGTCATGAATTTGGAGTGAAATTTCTTGTATATAAGTTACTGGATTAATGCAGAAGTCTCAGTCTCATCCCACTTAGTCACTAAACATGTTCCTCAAGGTACAGTAATAGTTTTGTCACATTTACCCATTTGTAAAGAATTAATATTTCAGTCTACAGAGTATTATGAAGGTTCACATCTCTTACAATGACAAGGAATAAAATAACAAAGTGCTGATGATTTGCTCATCCTCTCAAGATTTTGTTGGCAAGTCTCTATTTATTTGTACTCATCTGTCTGTTAAactcaatgtttttttttttcgttaaaatAAATGTAAATAGCTCTATATAAATGAAAAAGATTTTGATAGTTAAAATTACAAACTTCGACAGGTTGCATTAGTGGCACTTTTTGTAGCAGGGACGATGTCCCACCCTCAGTCTCATCCCACCTATACGTCACCTACCCCAACATACGACGTTCCTGGTCCTCAGGTAAATATCGTCCAAATTGGACAAGATTTTCTATATATTTTTGAagctatatttaaaaaaaagctTAAGATGAGCATGATAATAAGATGTCATGATTCTGGCTATTTCCAAGAATCTAATATTCAGCACAGAAAACATaacacttctttcttcttttttcagGCTCCTGCTCGGTACGATTTCAATTGGACCGTCAAAGATGACCAGTCTGGTAACGACTACGGTCAACAAGAGTCTCGTGACGGCGACAACACCCATGGCTCTTATCACGTGCTTCTTCCCGATGGTCGTGTTGAAACTGTAGTCTACACTGTTAACGGTGACTCTGGCTACGTGGCTGAAGTGACTTACCAGGGCCAGGCCCAGCACCCAACACACCAGACCTACACTCCAGTTCCTGTCTATGGTTAAATGAACAGTGACATTgatattatattacatattacAACTTATTCATGAAAGTTATGTAAATAAATATGcatcaatgaaatatattttacttttcctgatatttaaaaatatatgaagtgTGCCAAAAAATTCATTTTACAATTGACGGAAGATATCAACTTTGTCAATAAGCTATATACTTCTTTATTATACTACAGTAAAAATATTGTAATCACAGCAGTCATGAAAGTGACACTTCTTGGCATTTATTTTTTTGGAGACTAATTGTTTAAAGAGATCAAAAGGTACTTCATTAATCTGAAAACAATCAGTAGTACCATAAAGTAACTGAAATACGTTAATCTTCAAGATAGAAAAGTATTATCAATGTgtaaacaacgagtcatggataCCTCtcaatttataatttttttaacactttCAGTTTCTGTCCAAAATATTTCAGTaaagaaaaaatttctcttattttTCCATTGCTAATTAATGTTAAACGTATTCATTAATCAGGGAAAagataataagaaaccagtccagATACGTATAATACAAAATATGAAAACTAAACTTCTTTTTAAATGTTATATTTACTGAGACCAAAATAATGTAATTTAAAAACGTAATCTTTAGCATTAGCATTAATTAACCTATGAACTTAATatgaaatccaaaatattttcttCAAATTTTCCATCAATTAAATAAATGTTTTAAATGCCTTTGAAAATAACTATTGGAAAACAATAGTGTGTATCGCTAAatcttgatggttcactttctgTATCATACTTTTAGGTATTATTACATAGTGAATTGTAGagaatattatataaaaaaacgATCCATATATAATATCAGTTGCCGGGATTTGTTCTGAAATCGCATGCATACTAGATCTGAATAGtagccaggacaggacaggagCAGGAGAGGTGTGTACTTGTCAGTACGGGAAGTCGCCATGCTTAGGCGTTGGTGTAAGTAggtgagtttttttttattgttttttttttttttgtaaatttataCCGAAGGTTATTTTAttggtttaagtgctctcatgtaaggccctagtgtgcagtGTTTCGGGAGAGTACTCGTACAGCCTGCAGAAAGGGGGGgctgtcatggagcctccctatTTATAAATGATAGTGTTTTACtcactagcagcagtgtgctagtgagctaatgtaaataagtaaaggtgagggattttGATATGTAGTAGAGTAGGTTGTATGttgtaaagatagaaagttgaaagtgaacatagaaaagagtaaggtgatgagggtatcaaatgatctagataatgaaaaattggatatcaaattggggagaaggagtatCGAAGaactgaatgttttcagatatttggaagttgatgtgtcagcggatggatttatgaaggatgaggttaatcatagaattgatgaaggaaaaaaggcaagtggtgcattgaggtatatgtggagacaaaaaacgttatggagacaaagaagggaatgtatgaaagtatagtagtacctacactcttatatgggtgtgaagcttgggttgtaaatgctgcagcgaggaggcggttggggcagtggagatgtcctgtctaagggctatgtgtggtgtaaatattatgcagaaaattcggagtgtggaaattaggagaaggtgtggagttaataaaagtattagtcagagagctgaagagggtttgttgaggtggtttggtcatttagagagaatggatcaaagtagaatgacatggagagcgtataaatctgtaggggaaggaaggcggggtaggggtcgtcctcgataaggttggaaggaaggggtaagggaagttttgtgggccaggggcttggacttccagtaggcgtgcgtgagtgtgttcgataggagtgaatggagacgaatggtatttgggacctgacgagctgttggagtgtgagcagggtaatatttagtgaagggattcagggaaactggttattttttatatagccggacttgagtcctggaaatgggaagtacaatgcctgcactctgaaggaggggtttgggatattggaagtttggagggatatgttgtgtatctttatacttatatgcatctaaactgttgtatttctgggcacctttgcaaaaacattcattatgtgtgggtgaggagaaagtgttgaatgatgaaagtattttctttttggagattttctttctttttgggtcaccctgcctcggtggcagacgcccgacttgttatatatatatatatatatatatatatatatatatatatatatatatatatatatatatatatatatatatatatatattatacatttttttttaccaccaaggcagggtggcccgagaaagaaaaactttcatcgttcactccatcactgtcttgccagaagggtgctttacactacagttataatactgcaacattaccaccactccttcaggactcaagtccggcctgccggtttccctgaatcccttcataaatgttactttgctcaccctccaacatcacgtcaagtattaaaaaccttttgtctccattcactcttatcaaatacGCTTATGCACGCTTGCtcaaagtccaaacccctcgcacactaaacctcctttaccccctccctccaacccttcctaggccgacccctaccccgccttccctccactacagatttatacactctcgaagtcattatgTTTTGTTCCATACAtggccgaaccacctcaacaacccctcctcagccctctggataagttTTCGTAAtaccacacctcctaatttccaaactacgaattttctgcattatattcacaccacacatttccctcagacatgacacctcTACTGCTTACAGCATtcttctcgttgcaacattcaccacccatgcttcacacccatacaagagtgttgataaaactatactctcatacattcccctctttgcttccaggaGCAAAGTTCTTTCctttcacagactcctaagtgcaccactcatccttttcccctcatcaattcaatgattcatctcatatatatatatatatatatatatatatatatatatatatatatatatatatatatatatatatatatatatatatatatatatgtttgtataggtgagt encodes the following:
- the LOC138852083 gene encoding pro-resilin-like, producing MAYPESRPTYSPPKPIYGISGPQAPARYDFNWTVKDDQSGNDYGQQESRDGDNTHGSYQVLLPDGRVENVVYTVNGDSGYVAEVTYQSQAQYPTHQTYTPVPVYV